From the Microbacterium thalassium genome, one window contains:
- a CDS encoding DsbA family protein, with product MRTAHRRLAAFGATALATIPLLAACTSAPATDAATTDAAGSPLIADGIRVGDGPVTVVVFGDAACPHCMILDAEVGDTLAAAVDAGEITLELHPMTYVSEKRGDTTDYSTRSAALLFAAADAGETDAVPALYALIQENQVDETGAPSDEELLTYAAEAGVTADLSTALTGDEYIDLARAANDYWLGREIPGTGEALQYVPSVAVDGAFFEVREDGTDLTRLEAAIADAG from the coding sequence ATGCGCACAGCACATCGGCGCCTCGCCGCCTTCGGCGCGACCGCCCTCGCGACCATCCCCCTGCTCGCCGCCTGCACGTCCGCACCCGCCACCGACGCGGCGACGACGGATGCCGCGGGCTCGCCCCTCATCGCGGACGGCATCCGCGTCGGCGACGGCCCGGTGACGGTCGTGGTGTTCGGCGACGCCGCCTGCCCCCACTGCATGATCCTCGACGCCGAGGTCGGCGACACCCTCGCCGCGGCGGTCGACGCCGGCGAGATCACGCTGGAGCTGCACCCCATGACCTACGTCAGCGAGAAGCGCGGCGACACCACCGATTACTCGACGCGCTCGGCCGCGCTGCTGTTCGCTGCGGCCGACGCCGGCGAGACGGATGCCGTCCCCGCCCTCTATGCGCTCATCCAGGAGAACCAGGTCGACGAGACCGGCGCCCCCTCCGACGAAGAGCTGCTCACCTACGCGGCCGAGGCGGGCGTGACCGCCGATCTCAGCACCGCCCTCACCGGCGACGAGTACATCGACCTCGCCCGCGCCGCGAACGACTACTGGCTGGGGCGCGAGATCCCCGGCACCGGCGAGGCGCTGCAGTACGTGCCGAGCGTCGCCGTCGACGGCGCCTTCTTCGAGGTGCGCGAGGACGGCACCGACCTGACGCGCCTCGAGGCGGCCATCGCCGACGCGGGCTGA
- a CDS encoding glycine betaine ABC transporter substrate-binding protein, whose product MMTKRKNLVAGIALAGAAALALTGCASTTDSGASDSGESTGGADRAIELAVFNGWDEGIAASYLWQAILEDKGYDVELTYADVAPVYAGLAGGDFDLVLDTWLPITHSDYMEQYGDDVVDLGAWNDEAKLTIAVNEDAPIDSLDELAAAADDFNNEIVGIEPGSGLMRITGEEVVPGYGLDDMTLIESSTPAMLAELTSATDAGENIVVTLWRPHWAYNAFPIKDLEDPQGLLGDAEGIHTVTASSFAEDFPEVNEWLSNWAMDSELLYSLEDAMFNQYDGDDYLPVVQDWIAENQEFVDGLTS is encoded by the coding sequence ATGATGACCAAGAGAAAGAACCTCGTCGCCGGCATCGCCCTCGCCGGCGCGGCAGCCCTGGCCCTCACGGGCTGCGCGAGCACCACCGACTCGGGCGCGTCCGACTCGGGCGAGAGCACCGGCGGCGCCGACCGCGCCATCGAGCTCGCCGTCTTCAACGGCTGGGACGAGGGCATCGCCGCGTCCTACCTGTGGCAGGCGATCCTCGAGGACAAGGGCTACGACGTCGAGCTGACGTACGCCGACGTCGCACCGGTCTACGCCGGCCTCGCGGGCGGCGACTTCGACCTCGTGCTCGACACGTGGCTGCCGATCACCCACTCCGACTACATGGAGCAGTACGGTGACGACGTCGTGGACCTCGGCGCCTGGAACGACGAGGCCAAGCTCACCATCGCGGTGAACGAGGACGCCCCGATCGACTCGCTCGACGAGCTCGCCGCCGCGGCGGACGACTTCAACAACGAGATCGTCGGCATCGAGCCCGGCTCGGGCCTCATGCGCATCACCGGCGAGGAGGTCGTCCCCGGTTACGGTCTGGACGACATGACCCTCATCGAGTCGTCGACGCCGGCCATGCTGGCCGAGCTCACCAGCGCCACCGACGCCGGCGAGAACATCGTCGTCACCCTGTGGCGTCCGCACTGGGCGTACAACGCCTTCCCGATCAAGGACCTCGAGGACCCGCAGGGTCTGCTGGGCGACGCCGAGGGCATCCACACGGTGACCGCTTCGTCCTTCGCCGAGGACTTCCCCGAGGTCAACGAGTGGCTCTCGAACTGGGCGATGGACAGCGAGCTGCTGTACTCGCTCGAGGACGCCATGTTCAACCAGTACGACGGTGACGACTACCTCCCCGTCGTGCAGGACTGGATCGCCGAGAACCAGGAGTTCGTCGACGGTCTGACCTCCTGA
- a CDS encoding quaternary amine ABC transporter ATP-binding protein, which yields MTVEVALEARNLYKIFGKNPQDVVRRLEAGESRSDVADAGTAAVIDASFTVNKGEIFVIMGLSGSGKSTIIRMLNGLNPPTEGDVVVQGNSIGEASPKELREIRQRHVSMVFQHFALLPHLSVLDNAAYGLEIQGVGKEERRARAQEILEKVGLGDRSSAMPHELSGGMQQRVGLARALTAGTDIMLMDEAFSALDPLIRREMQEQLITLQQELGRTIVFITHDLNEAMFLGDRIAVMRDGRIVQNGTPEEILTDPANDYVAQFVQDVDRARVLTAASVMEQPTAVSTLHAGVRGALKVMRDRQASSVSIVENLKFVGAVTDRSVIRAVKEGRTDLRSLIENVQPTVHPDDPLTEVVDRSVESHVPVAVVDSTDRLVGVIPRVTLLAALGNVAPETRSIPIVDTVPAASAQELDLTLAAVGGGEAAVPAEAATEGGV from the coding sequence GTGACCGTCGAAGTCGCTCTTGAAGCGCGAAATCTCTACAAGATCTTCGGAAAGAACCCCCAGGACGTCGTCCGCCGTCTCGAGGCGGGCGAGAGCCGCAGCGATGTCGCGGACGCCGGAACGGCCGCCGTCATCGACGCGAGCTTCACCGTCAACAAGGGCGAGATCTTCGTGATCATGGGCCTGTCCGGCTCGGGCAAGTCCACCATCATCCGCATGCTCAACGGCCTGAACCCGCCGACCGAGGGCGATGTCGTCGTCCAGGGCAACAGCATCGGCGAGGCGTCGCCGAAGGAGCTGCGCGAGATCCGTCAGCGCCACGTCTCGATGGTGTTCCAGCACTTCGCGCTGCTGCCGCACCTCTCGGTGCTCGACAACGCCGCCTACGGCCTCGAGATCCAGGGCGTCGGCAAGGAGGAGCGCCGGGCGCGCGCGCAGGAGATCCTCGAGAAGGTCGGTCTCGGCGACCGCTCGTCGGCGATGCCCCATGAGCTGTCGGGCGGCATGCAGCAGCGCGTGGGTCTCGCGCGTGCGCTGACCGCGGGCACCGACATCATGCTGATGGACGAGGCCTTCTCGGCCCTCGACCCGCTGATCCGCCGCGAGATGCAGGAGCAGCTGATCACCCTGCAGCAGGAGCTCGGCCGCACGATCGTGTTCATCACGCACGACCTGAACGAGGCGATGTTCCTCGGCGACCGCATTGCGGTCATGCGCGACGGCCGCATCGTGCAGAACGGCACGCCGGAGGAGATCCTCACCGACCCGGCGAACGACTACGTGGCGCAGTTCGTCCAGGACGTCGACCGTGCGCGCGTGCTCACGGCCGCATCCGTCATGGAGCAGCCCACCGCGGTCTCCACGCTCCACGCCGGCGTGCGCGGCGCCCTCAAGGTCATGCGCGACCGTCAGGCCAGCTCGGTGTCGATCGTCGAGAACCTCAAGTTCGTCGGCGCGGTCACCGATCGATCGGTCATCCGCGCCGTCAAGGAGGGCCGAACCGACCTGCGCAGCCTCATCGAGAACGTGCAGCCGACCGTGCACCCCGACGACCCGCTCACCGAGGTCGTCGACCGCTCCGTCGAGTCCCACGTGCCGGTCGCCGTCGTCGACAGCACCGACCGCCTCGTCGGCGTGATCCCCCGCGTGACGCTCCTCGCGGCGCTGGGCAACGTCGCGCCCGAGACCCGCTCGATCCCGATCGTCGACACCGTGCCCGCGGCGTCGGCGCAGGAGCTCGACCTGACCCTGGCCGCCGTCGGCGGCGGGGAGGCCGCCGTGCCGGCTGAGGCCGCGACGGAAGGAGGCGTGTGA
- a CDS encoding ABC transporter ATP-binding protein — protein MTAVIEVSHLTKRYGDTIAVDDVDLAIEKDTIYGLLGRNGAGKTTLMSILTAQNFATAGEIRVFGQHPYENAHVLSRMCFMRESQKYPDDATAKHALATARLFFPNWDQDLAERLVEDFQLPLNRRIKKLSLGQTSAVAVIIGLASRAEITFFDEPYLGLDAVARQIFYDRLLEDYSEHPRTIILSSHLIDEVASLIERVLVIDRGRIILDEETDAVREQAATIVGDAVAVDAFTAGREVIHRETLGRVASVTVIGRLTAEDRAELDAAGLDIGPVSLQQLIVRKTQHAHGAEDRAASEGALR, from the coding sequence ATGACCGCCGTCATCGAGGTGTCGCACCTCACGAAGCGCTACGGCGACACGATCGCCGTCGACGACGTGGACCTCGCCATCGAGAAGGACACGATCTACGGCCTGCTCGGCCGCAACGGCGCCGGCAAGACCACGCTCATGTCGATCCTCACGGCCCAGAACTTCGCCACGGCCGGCGAGATCCGCGTGTTCGGCCAGCACCCGTACGAGAACGCCCACGTGCTCTCGCGCATGTGCTTCATGCGCGAGAGCCAGAAGTATCCCGACGACGCCACCGCCAAGCACGCCCTCGCGACCGCCCGGCTGTTCTTCCCCAACTGGGACCAGGACCTCGCCGAGCGCCTCGTCGAGGACTTCCAGCTGCCGCTGAACCGTCGGATCAAGAAGCTGTCGCTGGGTCAGACCTCGGCGGTCGCCGTCATCATCGGCCTCGCGTCGCGCGCCGAGATCACGTTCTTCGACGAGCCGTATCTGGGCCTCGACGCCGTCGCACGTCAGATCTTCTACGACCGGCTGCTCGAGGACTACTCCGAGCACCCGCGGACGATCATCCTGTCCAGCCACCTGATCGACGAGGTCGCGAGTCTCATCGAGCGCGTCCTCGTCATCGACCGGGGCCGCATCATCCTGGACGAGGAGACGGATGCCGTCCGCGAGCAGGCCGCGACCATCGTGGGCGACGCCGTCGCCGTCGACGCCTTCACCGCGGGACGCGAGGTGATCCACCGAGAGACCCTCGGCCGCGTCGCGTCCGTGACGGTCATCGGGCGGCTCACGGCCGAGGATCGCGCGGAGCTCGACGCCGCCGGCCTCGACATCGGCCCGGTGTCTCTTCAGCAGCTCATCGTGCGCAAGACGCAGCACGCCCACGGCGCGGAGGACCGCGCCGCGTCCGAAGGAGCACTCCGATGA
- a CDS encoding DUF389 domain-containing protein, with protein sequence MLTVRVTATREVAERVRAVLEAEPTVSDLVVVSAEASGATRDIVFFELARENANRVMQQLRHVGVPLAGAIVVTEPLTVISDAAATAERLAPGHPADGVVWAQLSDRTQEDARPSWVFFVFLLLATLIAGVGRILDQPILVIGAMVVGPEFAPIAALCYAIVRGKRTLVGEALATLVSGFAAAVAIAWAVWAVAYAAGWITFTAATTGPRTSFIIEPSGWSFVIALLAGVAGVLSMTTEKSSALVGVFISITTVPAAGTLALTAAVGAWDEALASIVQLGVNVLGLVIAGTATLAVQLHVSRPIRRRLATRRGSLPRLRR encoded by the coding sequence ATGCTGACGGTGCGCGTCACGGCGACACGAGAGGTCGCCGAGCGCGTGCGCGCCGTGCTCGAGGCCGAGCCGACCGTGAGCGACCTCGTCGTCGTCTCGGCTGAGGCGTCGGGCGCGACGCGCGACATCGTCTTCTTCGAGCTCGCGCGCGAGAACGCCAACCGCGTGATGCAGCAGCTGCGCCACGTCGGCGTCCCCCTCGCCGGGGCGATCGTCGTCACCGAGCCGCTGACCGTGATCTCGGATGCCGCCGCCACCGCCGAGCGCCTCGCGCCCGGGCATCCGGCCGACGGCGTCGTGTGGGCGCAGCTGTCGGACCGGACGCAGGAGGACGCCCGTCCGTCGTGGGTGTTCTTCGTGTTCCTGCTGCTGGCCACCCTCATCGCCGGCGTCGGCCGCATCCTCGATCAGCCGATCCTCGTCATCGGCGCGATGGTCGTGGGACCCGAGTTCGCCCCCATCGCGGCCCTCTGCTACGCGATCGTGCGGGGCAAGCGGACGCTCGTCGGCGAGGCGCTCGCGACGCTGGTGTCGGGCTTCGCCGCGGCGGTCGCGATCGCGTGGGCGGTGTGGGCGGTCGCGTACGCCGCCGGGTGGATCACGTTCACGGCGGCGACCACCGGGCCGCGGACCTCCTTCATCATCGAACCCTCGGGGTGGTCTTTCGTCATCGCGCTGCTCGCGGGCGTCGCGGGGGTGCTGTCGATGACGACCGAGAAGTCCTCGGCCCTGGTCGGCGTCTTCATCTCGATCACCACTGTCCCCGCCGCCGGAACGCTCGCCCTGACGGCCGCCGTCGGCGCGTGGGACGAAGCGCTCGCCTCGATCGTGCAGCTCGGCGTCAACGTGCTGGGGCTCGTGATCGCGGGCACCGCGACCCTCGCGGTGCAGCTGCACGTGAGCAGGCCGATCCGCCGGCGCCTGGCGACGCGGCGGGGGAGCCTGCCGAGGCTGCGTCGATGA
- a CDS encoding GntR family transcriptional regulator: protein MVDEGRAIFVQIAEAVEDAIVEGTLGEEERAPSTNELAAFHRINPATAAKGVNMLVDKGVLYKRRGVGMFVSPGARERLLAERRAAFTDRFLAPLLAEARKLGLTPDDVAALIGAAAASDPVSTTPTERTQR, encoded by the coding sequence ATGGTCGACGAAGGACGCGCGATCTTCGTCCAGATCGCCGAGGCGGTCGAGGACGCGATCGTCGAGGGGACCCTCGGCGAAGAGGAGCGCGCGCCCTCGACCAACGAGCTGGCCGCCTTCCACCGCATCAATCCCGCCACCGCGGCGAAGGGAGTGAACATGCTCGTCGACAAGGGCGTCCTCTACAAGCGACGCGGCGTCGGGATGTTCGTCTCCCCCGGCGCCCGCGAGCGGCTGCTGGCCGAGCGCCGCGCCGCCTTCACCGATCGCTTCCTCGCCCCGCTGCTCGCCGAGGCCCGCAAGCTCGGCCTGACTCCGGACGACGTCGCCGCGCTGATCGGCGCGGCCGCGGCATCCGACCCTGTTTCGACCACCCCGACCGAAAGGACCCAGCGATGA
- the purL gene encoding phosphoribosylformylglycinamidine synthase subunit PurL, producing the protein MTSLDTTAAARPAADTVDNAAATPEREQPYAALGLKPEEYAEIRSLLGRRPTSGELAMYSVMWSEHCSYKSSKIYLRQFGQKVSDEMRERLMVGMGQNAGVVDIGEGWAVTFKVESHNHPSYIEPFQGAATGVGGIVRDIISMGARPVAVMDQLRFGAIDHPDTARVVHGVVSGISFYGNCLGLPNIGGETVFDPVYQGNPLVNALAVGVLRHEDLKLANASGAGNKVVLFGARTGGDGIGGASILASDTFADGGPTKRPAVQVGDPFAEKVLIECCQELYKNDLVEAIQDLGAAGISCATSELAANGGSGMRVDLENVLLRDPTLTPEEILMSESQERMMAIVAPEKLDRFLEVVAKWEVETSVLGEVTGDGRLQIFWHGEEIVNVDPSTVAVDGPVYERPVAYPTWIDALRDDSAQALPRPCDGETLREQFTQLVSSPNLADTSWVTNQYDYYVMGNTALSFPDDAGMIRVDENSGLGFAIATDCNGRFCQLDPYEGAKLALAEAYRNVAVTGAAPAAVTDCLNFGSPENPEVMWQFSQAVEGLSDGCLEIGIPVTGGNVSFYNQTGDQPIFPTPVVGVMGIIDDVARRIPSGWQDPGENIYLLGVTANELSGSQWAATIHGHLGGRPPRVDLAGERRLGDLLHAAGQQGLVSSAHDLSSGGLAQALAEGVMRFGVGARVWLDEIMERDGVDAAMALFSESTGRVIVSVPREDDVKFRGLCEGRGYPVLRIGVTDVPRDGSPAALEVQGLFTVTAPELSGLSTATLPAAFGPTVAEPTS; encoded by the coding sequence ATGACATCCCTCGACACCACCGCGGCCGCGCGACCCGCCGCCGACACCGTCGACAACGCCGCCGCCACCCCCGAGCGGGAGCAGCCGTACGCGGCCCTCGGCCTCAAGCCCGAGGAGTACGCCGAGATCCGGTCGCTGCTCGGCCGCCGCCCCACGTCGGGCGAGCTGGCCATGTACTCGGTGATGTGGAGCGAGCACTGCTCCTACAAGTCGAGCAAGATCTACCTGCGCCAGTTCGGCCAGAAGGTCTCCGACGAGATGCGCGAGCGCCTCATGGTCGGCATGGGCCAGAACGCCGGCGTCGTCGACATCGGCGAGGGCTGGGCGGTGACCTTCAAGGTCGAGTCCCACAACCACCCCAGCTACATCGAGCCGTTCCAGGGCGCCGCGACCGGCGTCGGCGGCATCGTCCGCGACATCATCTCGATGGGCGCGCGCCCCGTGGCCGTCATGGACCAGCTGCGCTTCGGCGCCATCGACCACCCCGACACCGCGCGCGTGGTCCACGGCGTCGTCAGCGGCATCTCGTTCTACGGCAACTGCCTGGGCCTGCCCAACATCGGCGGCGAGACCGTGTTCGACCCGGTGTACCAGGGCAACCCGCTCGTCAACGCCCTCGCGGTCGGCGTCCTCCGCCACGAGGACCTCAAGCTCGCCAACGCCTCGGGCGCCGGCAACAAGGTCGTCCTCTTCGGCGCCCGCACCGGCGGCGACGGCATCGGCGGCGCCTCGATCCTCGCCTCGGACACGTTCGCCGACGGCGGCCCGACCAAGCGCCCCGCGGTGCAGGTCGGCGACCCGTTCGCCGAGAAGGTGCTCATCGAGTGCTGCCAGGAGCTCTACAAGAACGACCTGGTCGAGGCCATCCAGGACCTCGGCGCCGCCGGCATCTCGTGCGCGACGAGCGAGCTGGCCGCCAACGGCGGCTCGGGCATGCGCGTCGACCTCGAGAACGTGCTGCTGCGCGACCCCACGCTCACGCCCGAGGAGATCCTCATGAGCGAGAGCCAGGAGCGCATGATGGCGATCGTCGCCCCCGAGAAGCTCGACCGCTTCCTCGAGGTCGTCGCCAAGTGGGAGGTCGAGACGAGCGTGCTCGGCGAGGTGACCGGCGACGGCCGCCTGCAGATCTTCTGGCACGGCGAGGAGATCGTCAACGTCGACCCGTCCACCGTCGCCGTCGACGGCCCGGTGTACGAGCGCCCGGTCGCCTACCCGACGTGGATCGACGCGCTGCGCGACGACTCGGCGCAGGCCCTCCCCCGCCCCTGCGACGGCGAGACCCTGCGCGAGCAGTTCACGCAGCTGGTCTCGAGCCCCAATCTCGCCGATACGTCGTGGGTGACCAACCAGTACGACTACTACGTCATGGGCAACACCGCGCTGTCGTTCCCCGACGACGCCGGCATGATCCGCGTCGACGAGAACTCCGGCCTCGGCTTCGCCATCGCCACCGACTGCAACGGCCGCTTCTGCCAGCTCGACCCGTACGAGGGCGCCAAGCTCGCCCTCGCCGAGGCCTACCGCAACGTCGCCGTGACCGGCGCCGCCCCGGCAGCGGTCACCGACTGCCTGAACTTCGGCAGCCCCGAGAACCCCGAGGTCATGTGGCAGTTCTCGCAGGCCGTCGAGGGCCTGTCGGACGGATGCCTCGAGATCGGGATCCCGGTCACGGGCGGCAACGTGTCGTTCTACAACCAGACCGGCGACCAGCCCATCTTCCCGACCCCGGTCGTCGGCGTCATGGGCATCATCGACGACGTCGCCCGCCGCATCCCGAGCGGCTGGCAGGACCCGGGCGAGAACATCTACCTGCTCGGCGTCACCGCCAACGAGCTCAGCGGCTCGCAGTGGGCCGCCACGATCCACGGTCACCTCGGCGGACGCCCGCCGCGCGTGGACCTCGCCGGCGAGCGGCGCCTGGGCGATCTGCTGCACGCGGCCGGCCAGCAGGGCCTCGTCTCGAGCGCCCACGACCTGTCGTCGGGCGGCCTCGCACAGGCCCTCGCCGAGGGCGTCATGCGCTTCGGCGTCGGCGCGCGCGTATGGCTCGACGAGATCATGGAGCGCGACGGCGTGGATGCGGCGATGGCGCTGTTCTCGGAGTCGACCGGCCGCGTCATCGTCTCGGTGCCGCGCGAAGACGACGTGAAGTTCCGCGGGCTGTGCGAAGGCCGCGGCTATCCGGTGCTGCGCATCGGCGTGACCGACGTGCCGCGCGACGGCAGCCCGGCCGCACTCGAGGTGCAGGGACTGTTCACGGTGACGGCGCCCGAGCTGTCGGGGCTGTCGACCGCGACGCTCCCGGCGGCCTTCGGCCCCACCGTGGCCGAGCCCACGTCGTGA
- a CDS encoding TerC family protein — translation MDFSFAFTPDLIAVFLTLFVLEVVLGVDNVIFISILASKLPQEQQAKARNLGLTLAMLMRVILVLFAGWIITLKEDIFVLWGMGFSWKDLILIAGGLFLVYKAVTEIHHKLEGAEEEHGAGGTKAITFGAVIAQILLLDIVFSLDSVITAVGMTENLLVIITVVVLSFGIMLFAARFIFAFVNNHPTVKMLALSFLLLIGVFLVAEGFGFHIDKAFIYGPMAFAIFVEALNLWAASRKAKREQKRRSAVRLRPQYPDVDESVAVSAALSKAPGSGSVGLSRRPVAGDADEPAERSGLG, via the coding sequence GTGGACTTCTCCTTCGCATTCACGCCCGACCTGATCGCCGTCTTCCTCACACTGTTCGTGCTCGAGGTGGTCCTGGGCGTCGACAACGTCATCTTCATCTCGATCCTCGCCTCCAAGCTCCCGCAGGAGCAGCAGGCGAAGGCGCGCAACCTCGGCCTGACGCTGGCGATGCTGATGCGCGTGATCCTGGTGCTGTTCGCCGGATGGATCATCACGCTGAAGGAGGACATCTTCGTCCTGTGGGGGATGGGCTTCTCGTGGAAGGACCTCATCCTCATCGCGGGTGGCCTCTTCCTCGTCTACAAGGCGGTGACCGAGATCCATCACAAACTCGAGGGCGCCGAAGAGGAGCACGGCGCCGGCGGGACGAAGGCGATCACGTTCGGCGCCGTGATCGCGCAGATCCTGCTGCTCGACATCGTGTTCTCGCTCGACTCGGTGATCACGGCGGTCGGCATGACCGAGAACCTGCTGGTGATCATCACCGTCGTGGTGCTGTCGTTCGGGATCATGCTGTTCGCGGCGCGCTTCATCTTCGCGTTCGTCAACAACCACCCGACGGTGAAGATGCTGGCGCTGTCGTTCCTGCTGCTGATCGGCGTCTTCCTCGTCGCCGAGGGCTTCGGCTTCCACATCGACAAGGCGTTCATCTACGGGCCGATGGCCTTCGCGATCTTCGTCGAGGCGCTGAATCTGTGGGCCGCCTCGCGCAAGGCCAAGCGCGAGCAGAAGCGCCGCAGCGCCGTGAGGCTGCGCCCGCAGTACCCCGACGTCGACGAGTCTGTGGCGGTCTCGGCCGCGCTGTCGAAGGCGCCCGGGTCGGGGTCGGTCGGGCTGTCGCGCCGCCCGGTCGCCGGCGACGCCGACGAGCCGGCGGAGCGGTCGGGCCTCGGCTGA
- a CDS encoding ABC transporter permease, translating to MENFRIPLGDWVEAFVDFLGDVFGWLFDAIATVLGVVYDGLAWLLVTPPFWVIIIVIAAVAYWVKGWKLALGTALGLLLIVLLDQWETAMDTLALVLVASAIATAISIPVGIWAARNDHVSRAVRPVLDFLQTMPAFVYLIPAIIFFGVGAVPGMIATILFALAPGVRLTELGIRGVDTEVVEAGNAFGATPGRILRQIQLPLALPSIMAGVNQVIMLSLSMVVIAGMVGAGGLGGEIVRAIGRIDVGLGFEAGISVVILAMILDRITSALANPDRRRGVGKPVRGSSTSSETAQPLPAATA from the coding sequence ATGGAGAACTTCCGCATTCCCCTCGGTGACTGGGTCGAGGCGTTCGTCGACTTCCTCGGCGACGTCTTCGGATGGCTGTTCGACGCGATCGCCACCGTGCTCGGCGTCGTCTACGACGGGCTGGCCTGGCTGCTCGTCACGCCGCCGTTCTGGGTGATCATCATCGTGATCGCCGCCGTCGCGTACTGGGTGAAGGGCTGGAAGCTGGCCCTCGGAACCGCGCTCGGCCTGCTGCTCATCGTCCTGCTCGACCAGTGGGAGACGGCGATGGACACCCTGGCGCTCGTGCTGGTGGCCTCTGCGATCGCGACGGCGATCAGCATCCCGGTCGGCATCTGGGCGGCCCGCAACGACCACGTGTCGCGCGCGGTGCGCCCGGTCCTCGACTTCCTGCAGACGATGCCGGCATTCGTCTACCTCATCCCCGCCATCATCTTCTTCGGCGTGGGTGCGGTCCCCGGCATGATCGCGACCATCCTGTTCGCCCTCGCCCCGGGCGTCCGGCTCACCGAGCTCGGCATCCGCGGTGTGGACACCGAGGTCGTCGAGGCCGGCAACGCGTTCGGCGCGACGCCGGGCCGCATCCTCCGCCAGATCCAGCTGCCGCTGGCCCTGCCCAGCATCATGGCCGGTGTCAACCAGGTCATCATGCTCAGCCTGTCGATGGTCGTCATCGCCGGCATGGTCGGCGCCGGCGGACTCGGCGGCGAGATCGTGCGCGCGATCGGCCGCATCGACGTCGGCCTCGGGTTCGAGGCGGGCATCTCGGTGGTCATCCTCGCGATGATCCTCGACCGCATCACGTCGGCGCTGGCGAATCCGGATCGCAGGCGCGGCGTCGGCAAGCCCGTCCGCGGTTCGAGCACCTCGAGCGAGACGGCTCAGCCGCTTCCGGCGGCGACGGCCTGA
- a CDS encoding DUF4395 domain-containing protein: MSDATADRTVRPVIGEWVEGIDVPVVNERAVRASAGILFLLGFAAWMWGVSTGDLQPMKGFGILFAVEMMLRLFVGTRYTPTLILGTLITRPQRPEWVEARSKQFAWSLGLGMALLGCFTLGWLGLPAVIAQTICASCLLLLFVEAAFGICVGCELSRRFAKEKPTMCAGDTCTYTPPKLGAGHSVLPGADGDPDPLGDRSAARID; encoded by the coding sequence ATGAGCGACGCCACCGCAGACCGCACCGTCCGCCCCGTCATCGGCGAGTGGGTCGAGGGCATCGACGTCCCGGTCGTGAACGAGCGCGCGGTTCGCGCCTCGGCCGGCATCCTCTTCCTGCTCGGGTTCGCGGCCTGGATGTGGGGCGTGAGCACGGGCGACCTGCAGCCCATGAAGGGCTTCGGCATCCTCTTCGCCGTCGAGATGATGCTGCGCCTGTTCGTCGGCACGCGGTACACGCCGACCCTCATCCTCGGCACGCTCATCACGCGCCCGCAGCGCCCCGAATGGGTCGAAGCTCGGTCGAAGCAGTTCGCCTGGAGCCTCGGGCTCGGCATGGCCCTGCTCGGATGCTTCACGCTCGGGTGGCTGGGTCTTCCCGCCGTCATCGCGCAGACGATCTGCGCGAGCTGCCTGCTGCTGCTGTTCGTCGAGGCCGCGTTCGGGATCTGCGTCGGGTGCGAGCTGTCGCGCCGCTTCGCGAAGGAGAAGCCGACGATGTGCGCGGGCGACACCTGCACGTACACGCCCCCGAAGCTCGGCGCGGGCCACAGCGTGCTCCCCGGCGCGGACGGCGACCCCGATCCTCTGGGGGACCGGTCCGCCGCCCGGATAGACTGA